One genomic window of Pseudoxanthomonas sp. includes the following:
- the atpE gene encoding F0F1 ATP synthase subunit C — MEFIAHVQGLTAIAIGLIIGLGALGACLGIAIMGSKFLESAARQPELIPVLQGRMFLLAGLIDAAFIIGLAIALYFGIANPLLGPVLSAVQGG, encoded by the coding sequence ATGGAATTCATCGCACACGTGCAGGGCCTGACCGCCATCGCCATCGGCCTCATCATCGGCCTGGGCGCGCTGGGCGCCTGCCTGGGTATCGCCATCATGGGTTCCAAGTTCCTGGAATCGGCCGCGCGCCAGCCGGAGCTGATCCCGGTGCTGCAGGGCCGCATGTTCCTGCTGGCCGGCCTGATCGACGCCGCGTTCATCATCGGCCTGGCCATCGCGCTGTACTTCGGTATCGCCAACCCGCTGCTGGGTCCGGTGCTGAGCGCAGTCCAGGGCGGCTG
- the atpB gene encoding F0F1 ATP synthase subunit A, which translates to MSESNNSGGLTEYITHHLGHNTGTLLGGKFHFDSWLVALCLGLAFVAWFSFFARRATAGVPSKGQAFVELVMEFVDGQVKDTYHGDRRSVTPLALTIFMWVVFMNTMDLIPLDLPAILVKLFAGEEAMHHTYFRLVPTADLNTPAALSVTVFFILIGHALAAKGGFGMGKELLTAPFHAHGLVARIILSPINLVMNIIEWLVKPISLAMRLFGNMYGGELVFMLIAGLMSGWVTFLPGVIANAAWGIFHILIILLQAFIFMILTVVYIAGARESH; encoded by the coding sequence GTGAGTGAATCCAATAATTCGGGCGGTCTGACCGAATACATCACCCATCACCTGGGTCATAACACCGGCACGTTGCTCGGTGGCAAGTTCCATTTCGACAGCTGGCTGGTCGCGCTGTGCCTGGGCCTGGCCTTCGTGGCCTGGTTCTCGTTCTTCGCCCGCCGTGCCACCGCTGGTGTGCCGAGCAAGGGCCAGGCGTTCGTCGAGCTGGTCATGGAATTCGTCGATGGCCAGGTCAAGGACACCTATCACGGCGATCGCCGTTCGGTGACCCCGCTGGCGCTGACCATCTTCATGTGGGTGGTCTTCATGAACACCATGGACCTGATCCCGCTGGACCTGCCGGCCATCCTGGTCAAGCTGTTCGCCGGTGAAGAGGCCATGCACCACACCTACTTCCGCCTGGTGCCGACCGCCGACCTGAACACCCCGGCCGCGCTGTCGGTGACCGTGTTCTTCATCCTGATCGGCCACGCGCTGGCTGCGAAGGGCGGCTTCGGCATGGGCAAGGAACTGCTGACCGCGCCGTTCCATGCGCACGGCCTGGTGGCGCGCATCATCCTGTCGCCGATCAACCTGGTCATGAACATCATCGAGTGGCTGGTCAAGCCGATCTCGCTGGCCATGCGACTGTTCGGCAACATGTACGGCGGCGAGCTGGTCTTCATGCTGATCGCCGGCCTGATGAGTGGCTGGGTGACCTTCCTGCCGGGCGTGATCGCCAATGCGGCCTGGGGCATCTTCCACATCCTGATCATCCTGCTGCAGGCCTTCATCTTCATGATCCTCACCGTCGTCTACATCGCCGGCGCACGTGAGAGTCACTGA
- the lpdA gene encoding dihydrolipoyl dehydrogenase, translating into MANTIEVKVPDIGDFSDVPVIEILVAVGDTVAKEQGLVTLESDKATLEVPSSAAGVVKEIKVKIGDSLSQGDLVIVLEAEGEATAEAPKAAAPAKAEAPKAETKVEAPKPDAAASVPAKAAASGPIEVKVPDIGDFSDVPVIEILVSVGDAVAKEQGLVTLESDKATLEVPSSAAGVIKEIKVKVGDALNQGDVVVILEGEGGDEVVAAAEAPRAAPPVTPSVAHPDATSAPKAAAGTGKKADIECRIVVLGSGPGGYTAAFRAADLGLDTVLIERYASLGGVCLNVGCIPSKALLHSANVIDEAAHAEECGIEFAKPKINLDKLREYKEKVVGKLTGGLAGMAKQRKVRTVQGTGVFVSANEIEITGDDGKTQLLRFEQCIIAAGSQAVKLPNFPWDDKRVMDSTDALELAEVPKKLLVVGGGIIGLEMATVYSALGSEVTVVEFLDQLMPGADKDLVKPLADRLKKQGVIVHLKTKAAGVKAEKKGITVTFESATEGEKPALESGTWDRVLVAVGRAPNGKKIGADKAGVQVTDRGFIPADNQMRTNVPHIFAIGDIVGNPMLAHKATHEGKLAAEVASGEKKEWVARVVPSVAYTNPEIAWVGVTETEAKAKGLKVGVAKFPWAASGRAIGIGRTEGFTKLIFDEATHRIVGGGIVGVHAGDLLAEIGLAIEMGAEAEDIGHTIHAHPTLSESVGMAAEVYDGTITDLYIPKKK; encoded by the coding sequence ATGGCAAACACCATTGAAGTGAAGGTCCCGGACATCGGTGATTTCTCCGACGTGCCGGTGATCGAGATCCTGGTCGCCGTCGGCGATACCGTCGCCAAGGAACAGGGCCTGGTCACGCTGGAATCGGACAAGGCGACGCTGGAAGTGCCGTCCTCGGCCGCCGGCGTCGTCAAGGAGATCAAGGTCAAGATTGGCGATTCGCTGAGCCAGGGCGACCTGGTGATCGTGCTGGAAGCCGAAGGTGAGGCAACGGCCGAAGCGCCGAAGGCTGCCGCACCGGCCAAGGCCGAGGCTCCGAAGGCGGAGACCAAGGTCGAAGCGCCCAAGCCTGACGCTGCCGCATCTGTGCCGGCCAAGGCGGCCGCCAGCGGCCCGATCGAGGTGAAGGTGCCCGACATCGGCGATTTCTCCGACGTGCCGGTGATCGAGATCCTGGTGTCCGTGGGCGATGCCGTCGCCAAGGAACAGGGTCTGGTCACGCTGGAATCGGACAAGGCCACGCTGGAAGTGCCGTCCTCGGCCGCCGGCGTGATCAAGGAGATCAAGGTCAAGGTCGGCGATGCGCTGAACCAGGGCGACGTGGTCGTGATCCTGGAAGGCGAGGGTGGCGATGAGGTTGTTGCCGCAGCCGAAGCCCCGCGCGCTGCACCGCCAGTGACGCCGTCGGTCGCGCATCCCGATGCCACTTCGGCACCGAAGGCTGCTGCGGGTACGGGCAAGAAGGCCGACATCGAATGCCGCATCGTCGTGCTGGGCTCCGGCCCCGGCGGCTACACCGCCGCGTTCCGCGCTGCCGACCTGGGCCTGGATACGGTGCTGATCGAGCGTTACGCGTCGCTCGGCGGCGTGTGCCTCAACGTGGGCTGCATCCCGTCCAAGGCGCTGCTGCATTCGGCCAACGTCATCGACGAAGCCGCGCACGCCGAAGAATGCGGCATCGAGTTCGCCAAGCCGAAGATCAACCTCGACAAGCTGCGCGAGTACAAGGAGAAGGTGGTCGGCAAGCTCACCGGCGGCCTGGCTGGTATGGCCAAGCAGCGCAAGGTCCGTACCGTGCAAGGCACTGGTGTGTTCGTGTCAGCCAATGAAATCGAGATCACCGGCGACGACGGCAAGACGCAACTGCTGCGCTTCGAGCAATGCATCATCGCCGCCGGTTCGCAGGCGGTGAAGCTGCCGAACTTCCCGTGGGACGACAAGCGCGTGATGGATTCCACCGACGCGCTGGAACTGGCCGAGGTGCCAAAGAAGCTGCTGGTCGTCGGCGGCGGCATCATCGGCCTGGAAATGGCCACCGTGTACAGCGCGCTGGGCAGTGAAGTGACCGTGGTCGAATTCCTCGACCAGCTGATGCCGGGTGCCGACAAGGACCTGGTCAAGCCGCTGGCCGACCGCCTGAAGAAACAGGGCGTCATCGTCCACCTCAAGACCAAGGCCGCTGGCGTCAAGGCCGAGAAGAAGGGCATCACCGTCACCTTCGAATCGGCCACCGAAGGCGAAAAGCCGGCGCTGGAATCCGGTACCTGGGATCGCGTCCTTGTCGCCGTGGGCCGCGCGCCCAACGGCAAGAAGATCGGCGCGGACAAGGCCGGCGTGCAGGTGACCGACCGCGGCTTCATCCCGGCCGACAACCAGATGCGTACCAACGTTCCGCACATCTTCGCCATCGGCGACATCGTCGGGAACCCGATGCTGGCCCACAAGGCCACGCACGAGGGCAAGCTCGCAGCCGAAGTTGCCTCCGGCGAGAAGAAGGAATGGGTCGCCCGCGTGGTGCCGTCGGTGGCCTACACCAATCCGGAAATCGCCTGGGTCGGCGTCACCGAAACCGAAGCCAAGGCCAAGGGCCTGAAGGTTGGCGTGGCCAAGTTCCCATGGGCGGCCAGTGGTCGCGCCATCGGCATCGGCCGCACCGAGGGCTTCACCAAGCTGATCTTCGATGAAGCCACCCACCGCATCGTCGGCGGCGGCATCGTCGGCGTGCATGCCGGTGACCTGCTGGCCGAGATCGGCCTAGCCATCGAGATGGGCGCCGAAGCCGAAGACATCGGCCACACCATCCATGCGCACCCGACCCTGAGCGAGTCGGTCGGCATGGCGGCCGAGGTCTACGACGGCACCATCACCGACCTGTACATCCCGAAGAAGAAGTAA
- a CDS encoding dihydrolipoyllysine-residue acetyltransferase, whose protein sequence is MAQAQEARVPDIGDYSDVPVIEVLVSVGDTVVKDQGLITLESDKATLEVPAAFGGVVKEIKVKVGDSLSEGAVVALIEPAGEVAASPAEAKPAEAAKAPEPAKPAAAPAEPAPTPDKLTQREIALSQSRTASGATSGQAEPPSPPTSTPPVTFDASRVMPDKVPHASPVVRLFARELGVDLLQVAGSARKGRITKEDVQAFVKKALAGGGATAAAPAAAAAGGNGLSLLPWPKVDFSKFGPTEVKPLSRIQKISGANLARNWAMIPHVTQFDSADITDLEDLRVLLNKEAEKSKSGVKLTMLAFLIKASAALLKKYPTFNASLDAAGENLTLKQYFNIGFAADTPSGLVVPVIRDVDKKGVNDIAAETGELAKKARDGKLGPADMTGGCFSISSLGGIGGTAFTPIVNAPEVAILGVSKSSIQPVWDGKAFQPRLLLPLSLSYDHRVIDGALAARFTADLAKVLGDMRRVLL, encoded by the coding sequence ATGGCTCAAGCCCAGGAAGCACGCGTCCCCGACATCGGTGACTACAGCGACGTGCCCGTGATCGAGGTGCTGGTCTCCGTTGGGGACACCGTGGTGAAGGACCAGGGGCTGATTACCCTGGAATCGGACAAGGCCACGCTGGAAGTCCCGGCGGCCTTCGGCGGCGTCGTCAAGGAAATCAAGGTCAAGGTCGGCGATTCGCTGTCCGAAGGTGCCGTGGTTGCCCTGATCGAGCCGGCCGGCGAAGTCGCCGCATCGCCTGCCGAGGCCAAGCCCGCAGAAGCCGCCAAGGCGCCGGAGCCGGCCAAGCCTGCCGCCGCGCCGGCCGAGCCCGCCCCGACCCCCGACAAGCTGACCCAGCGCGAGATCGCCCTGTCGCAGTCGCGTACCGCCTCGGGCGCCACTTCCGGCCAGGCCGAACCACCGTCGCCGCCGACCAGCACCCCGCCGGTGACCTTTGATGCCTCGCGGGTGATGCCCGACAAGGTGCCGCACGCCAGCCCGGTGGTGCGCCTGTTCGCCCGCGAACTCGGCGTGGACCTGCTGCAGGTCGCCGGCAGCGCCCGCAAGGGCCGCATCACCAAGGAAGACGTGCAGGCGTTCGTCAAGAAGGCGCTGGCTGGCGGCGGCGCGACCGCTGCTGCGCCGGCTGCCGCCGCGGCTGGCGGCAATGGCCTGAGCCTGCTGCCCTGGCCGAAGGTGGACTTCAGTAAATTCGGCCCGACCGAGGTCAAGCCGCTCAGCCGCATCCAGAAGATCTCCGGTGCCAACCTGGCCCGCAACTGGGCGATGATCCCGCACGTCACCCAGTTCGATTCGGCCGACATCACCGACCTGGAAGACCTGCGCGTGCTGCTCAACAAGGAGGCGGAGAAATCCAAGTCCGGCGTCAAGCTCACCATGCTGGCGTTCCTGATCAAGGCCAGCGCCGCGCTGCTGAAGAAGTACCCGACCTTCAACGCCTCGCTCGACGCGGCCGGTGAGAACCTCACCCTGAAGCAGTACTTCAACATCGGCTTCGCTGCCGATACGCCGAGCGGCCTGGTCGTGCCGGTGATCCGCGACGTGGACAAGAAGGGCGTCAACGACATCGCCGCCGAAACCGGCGAGCTGGCCAAGAAAGCCCGCGACGGCAAGCTCGGCCCGGCCGACATGACCGGCGGCTGCTTCTCGATCTCCTCGCTGGGCGGCATCGGCGGCACGGCGTTCACGCCGATCGTCAACGCGCCGGAAGTGGCGATCCTGGGCGTGTCCAAGTCGTCGATCCAGCCGGTGTGGGACGGCAAGGCCTTCCAGCCGCGCCTGCTGCTACCGCTGTCGCTGAGCTACGACCACCGCGTCATCGATGGCGCGCTGGCTGCGCGCTTCACCGCCGATCTGGCCAAGGTACTCGGCGACATGCGCCGGGTCCTGCTGTAA
- the otsB gene encoding trehalose-phosphatase has product MPATAPNRFPLPPALAAQCALFLDVDGTLLEFQDDPGAVALPEGGLETVTRLSHKLGGALALVSGRPLAELDRVFAPHALPAAGMHGQQLRGAPETTRVVPAALAELRREATVLAHRYPGVRVEDKGGALALHWRAAPQAAAALQALASHFLPALEGYRMQAGDQVLELVPADVDKGRAVRRLLEQAPFTGRTPVFVGDDLTDEYGFETANTLGGWSVLVGRRPNSHAMYALPDVTAVHTWLRSNL; this is encoded by the coding sequence ATGCCCGCAACTGCCCCCAACCGTTTCCCGCTGCCGCCAGCGCTGGCAGCCCAGTGCGCGCTGTTCCTGGACGTGGACGGCACGCTGCTGGAATTCCAGGACGACCCCGGGGCCGTAGCCCTGCCCGAGGGCGGGCTGGAGACCGTGACCCGGCTTTCCCACAAGCTGGGCGGCGCCCTGGCCCTGGTCAGTGGCCGGCCACTGGCGGAACTGGACCGGGTGTTCGCTCCGCATGCCCTGCCCGCGGCGGGCATGCACGGCCAGCAATTGCGCGGCGCGCCCGAGACCACGCGGGTCGTGCCCGCTGCGCTGGCCGAGCTGCGGCGCGAAGCCACGGTGCTGGCCCACCGTTATCCGGGCGTGCGCGTGGAAGACAAGGGCGGCGCGCTGGCCCTGCACTGGCGGGCCGCACCGCAGGCCGCCGCCGCTTTGCAGGCGCTGGCCTCCCATTTCCTGCCAGCGCTGGAGGGCTACCGGATGCAGGCCGGCGACCAGGTGCTGGAGCTGGTGCCGGCCGACGTGGACAAGGGCCGCGCCGTGCGCAGGCTGCTGGAACAAGCGCCGTTCACCGGCCGCACGCCGGTGTTCGTCGGCGACGACCTGACCGACGAATACGGATTCGAAACCGCCAACACCCTGGGCGGCTGGAGCGTGCTGGTCGGGCGGCGCCCCAACAGCCACGCGATGTACGCCCTTCCCGACGTGACCGCCGTGCATACCTGGCTGAGGTCCAACCTGTAG
- a CDS encoding glycoside hydrolase family 15 protein translates to MSHPTLDMGVIGNGSFGALIDKQARVVWSCMPAFDGDPAFCSLLSPKDQPGGDFAVELEDFASSEQHYLTNTAILRTVLRDSHGNALEIIDFAPRWRENQRFYRPVSIIRQVRPLTGNPRIRIRARPLADWGAHKPDTTWGSNHVRWLLPEFTLRLTTDVPVRFIREETAFVLNHPLHLVLGVDESLRRSLAGYVREAEENTRHYWTEWVRYLSIPLDWQDAVIRSAITLKLCQYEDSGGIIAAMTTSIPEAPDTPRNWDYRYCWLRDAAFVVRALNRLGATRTMEQFLGYIFNIATHDGTLQPMYGINFEVELHEHEVTSLAGYRGMGPVRRGNLAWIQKQHDVYGSVVLASTQLFFDQRLVDPGDVHTFERLELLGERSFALYDVPDAGLWEFRGRAEVHTYTSVMCWAACDRLSKIATRLGLEDRSTLWRGRADTIHARILSEAWNEELGHITDTFGGHRLDASLLLLADLGFLAPEDPRFIATVEAIGRDLKHDDALFRYVAPDDFGTPETSFTICTFWYIDALAAIGRKDEARGMFERILARRNHLGLLSEDLSFEGEAWGNFPQTYSHVGLIIAAMRLSRPWQDAS, encoded by the coding sequence ATGAGCCACCCGACCCTGGACATGGGCGTCATCGGCAACGGCAGTTTTGGTGCCCTCATCGACAAGCAGGCACGCGTGGTCTGGAGTTGCATGCCGGCCTTCGACGGCGACCCCGCCTTCTGCAGCCTGCTCTCGCCGAAGGACCAGCCAGGTGGCGACTTCGCGGTGGAGCTGGAGGATTTCGCATCCAGCGAACAACACTACCTGACCAACACCGCGATCCTGCGCACGGTGCTGCGCGACAGCCACGGCAACGCACTGGAAATCATCGACTTCGCCCCGCGCTGGCGCGAGAACCAGCGTTTCTACCGGCCGGTCAGCATCATCCGCCAGGTCCGCCCGCTCACCGGCAATCCGCGCATCCGCATCCGCGCCCGGCCGCTGGCCGACTGGGGCGCGCACAAGCCCGACACCACCTGGGGCAGCAACCACGTGCGCTGGCTGCTGCCCGAGTTCACCCTGCGCCTGACCACCGACGTACCGGTGCGCTTCATCCGCGAGGAAACCGCCTTCGTCCTCAACCATCCGCTGCACCTGGTGCTGGGCGTGGACGAATCGCTGCGCCGCTCGCTGGCCGGCTACGTGCGCGAGGCGGAAGAAAACACCCGCCACTACTGGACCGAATGGGTGCGCTACCTGTCCATCCCGCTGGACTGGCAGGACGCGGTGATCCGCAGCGCCATCACCCTGAAGCTGTGCCAGTACGAAGACTCCGGCGGGATCATCGCTGCGATGACCACATCCATCCCGGAAGCGCCGGACACCCCGCGCAACTGGGACTACCGCTATTGCTGGCTGCGCGACGCCGCATTCGTGGTGCGCGCGCTCAACCGGCTGGGCGCCACTCGCACGATGGAGCAGTTCCTGGGCTACATCTTCAACATCGCCACCCACGACGGCACGCTGCAGCCGATGTACGGCATCAACTTCGAAGTGGAGCTGCACGAGCACGAGGTCACCAGCCTGGCCGGCTACCGCGGCATGGGCCCGGTGCGGCGCGGCAACCTGGCCTGGATCCAGAAACAGCACGACGTGTACGGCTCGGTGGTGCTGGCCTCGACCCAGCTGTTCTTCGACCAGCGCCTGGTCGATCCGGGCGATGTGCACACCTTCGAGCGCCTGGAACTGCTGGGTGAGCGTTCGTTCGCACTGTACGACGTGCCCGATGCAGGCCTGTGGGAATTCCGTGGCCGCGCCGAGGTGCACACCTACACCAGCGTGATGTGCTGGGCCGCCTGCGACCGCCTTTCCAAGATCGCCACGCGGCTGGGCCTGGAAGATCGCAGCACGCTGTGGCGCGGCCGCGCCGACACCATCCACGCACGCATCCTCAGCGAAGCCTGGAACGAGGAACTCGGCCACATCACCGACACCTTCGGCGGCCATCGCCTGGACGCCTCGCTGCTGTTGCTGGCCGACCTGGGCTTCCTCGCTCCGGAGGACCCGCGTTTCATCGCCACGGTCGAAGCCATCGGCCGCGACCTGAAGCACGACGACGCACTGTTCCGTTACGTGGCACCAGACGATTTCGGCACGCCGGAAACCAGCTTCACCATCTGCACGTTCTGGTACATCGACGCGCTGGCGGCAATCGGCCGCAAGGACGAGGCGCGCGGCATGTTCGAACGCATCCTGGCACGCCGCAACCACTTGGGCCTGCTCAGCGAAGACCTGTCGTTCGAAGGCGAGGCCTGGGGCAATTTCCCGCAAACCTATTCGCATGTCGGCCTGATCATCGCCGCCATGCGCCTGTCGCGCCCCTGGCAGGACGCCTCATGA
- the otsA gene encoding alpha,alpha-trehalose-phosphate synthase (UDP-forming) produces MSRLVVVSNRVALPGQSQTGGLATGLGAALGERGGLWFGWSGKTTRDNSGTLHEVSEGNTRYVTMDLSRADHDAYYLGFSNGALWPLLHFRLDLVDYDRSKREGYRRVNALFADQLAPLLREDDIVWIHDYHLIPLGALLRERGIGCRIGFFLHTPMPSADLVAALPDHQRFFSTLYAYDLIGFHTRRDVERFQSYVRLFGGGKLLDDDVLEAPGGRRFQVGAFPISIDTGLIAQQARTAVNKPAVRDLRHSLRGRQLAIGVDRLDYSKGLPERFSGFERYLKRHKEQRGSLTYLQIAPVSRGEVVEYQVLRSQLEQIAGHVNGTYAEADWTPIRYVNQNYTHATLTGFYRAASIGLVTPLRDGMNLVAKEYIAAQDPEDPGVLVLSILAGAADEMTEALIVNPHDLDGVADAIATAATMPRAKRIERWRAMMDKLQRNDINAWRRAYLQALEAA; encoded by the coding sequence ATGAGCCGCCTGGTCGTGGTCTCCAACCGCGTGGCGCTGCCGGGCCAGTCGCAGACCGGCGGACTGGCCACCGGCCTGGGCGCGGCGCTGGGCGAGCGCGGCGGGCTGTGGTTCGGCTGGAGCGGCAAGACCACGCGCGACAACAGCGGCACCCTGCACGAGGTCAGCGAAGGCAACACGCGCTACGTCACCATGGACCTGTCCAGGGCCGACCACGACGCTTACTACCTGGGGTTTTCCAACGGCGCGCTTTGGCCGCTGCTGCACTTCCGCCTGGACCTGGTGGACTACGACCGCAGCAAGCGCGAAGGCTACCGGCGGGTCAACGCCCTGTTCGCCGACCAGCTGGCGCCGCTGTTGCGGGAAGACGACATCGTCTGGATCCACGACTACCACCTGATTCCGCTGGGCGCACTGCTGCGCGAACGCGGCATCGGCTGCAGGATCGGATTCTTCCTGCATACGCCGATGCCATCGGCCGACCTGGTCGCCGCCCTGCCCGACCACCAGCGTTTCTTCAGCACGCTGTATGCGTATGACCTGATCGGCTTCCATACCCGTCGCGACGTGGAACGATTCCAGTCGTACGTGCGCTTGTTCGGCGGCGGCAAGCTGCTGGACGACGATGTATTGGAAGCACCCGGTGGGCGTCGGTTCCAGGTCGGCGCCTTCCCGATCAGCATCGACACCGGCCTGATCGCCCAGCAGGCCAGGACTGCGGTCAACAAGCCGGCCGTTCGCGACCTGCGCCACAGCCTGCGCGGGCGGCAGCTGGCCATCGGCGTGGATCGGCTGGATTACTCCAAGGGCCTGCCGGAACGCTTCAGCGGTTTCGAGCGCTACCTCAAGCGCCACAAGGAACAGCGCGGCAGCCTGACCTATCTTCAGATCGCCCCGGTCTCGCGTGGCGAAGTCGTCGAATACCAGGTCCTGCGCAGCCAGCTGGAACAGATCGCCGGACACGTCAACGGCACTTATGCCGAAGCCGACTGGACGCCGATCCGCTACGTCAACCAGAACTACACCCACGCCACCCTGACCGGCTTCTACCGCGCCGCAAGCATCGGCCTGGTCACGCCCCTGCGCGACGGCATGAACCTGGTCGCCAAGGAGTACATCGCCGCGCAGGACCCGGAAGACCCCGGCGTGCTGGTGCTATCGATCCTGGCCGGCGCCGCCGACGAGATGACCGAGGCCCTCATCGTCAATCCGCATGACCTGGACGGCGTGGCCGATGCCATCGCCACGGCTGCGACCATGCCCAGGGCCAAGCGCATCGAACGCTGGCGGGCGATGATGGACAAGCTGCAGCGCAACGATATCAATGCCTGGCGCAGGGCCTATCTACAGGCACTGGAAGCGGCTTGA
- a CDS encoding OmpW family outer membrane protein: MKIRLLGLALVPLLAAPPVFAQEAVSAATDTDGTPHGVATNSTTGGDADAAFKRWAVVGSATLMQPSSRPLRGTSVDVDGDTAPTISASYYATPNIAVELWGAADKFKHDVSDSAGRIGSVDQLPLAISGQYHFGTPDKVFRPFVGVGYYQSNFSNENLGSVSGEHVGVKDAKGAIGTVGLDMNINPNWFARVDARYMDGSPDLTVNGSRTGEDLDLNPWTVGVGIGARF; this comes from the coding sequence ATGAAGATTCGCCTGCTTGGTTTGGCCCTGGTGCCGCTGCTTGCCGCCCCGCCCGTATTCGCCCAGGAAGCCGTGAGCGCGGCGACCGACACCGATGGCACGCCGCATGGCGTGGCCACCAACAGCACCACCGGCGGCGACGCCGATGCCGCGTTCAAGCGCTGGGCCGTGGTTGGCAGCGCCACTTTGATGCAGCCGTCCTCGCGCCCGCTGCGCGGCACCAGCGTCGATGTTGATGGCGACACCGCGCCGACCATCAGCGCCAGCTACTACGCCACGCCGAACATCGCGGTGGAACTGTGGGGCGCGGCCGACAAGTTCAAGCACGACGTGAGCGACAGCGCCGGCAGGATCGGCAGCGTCGACCAGCTGCCGCTGGCGATCAGCGGCCAGTACCACTTCGGCACGCCGGACAAGGTGTTCCGTCCGTTCGTGGGCGTGGGCTACTACCAGTCCAATTTCAGCAACGAGAACCTCGGCAGCGTGTCGGGCGAACACGTCGGCGTGAAGGATGCCAAGGGCGCCATCGGCACCGTCGGCCTGGACATGAACATCAATCCGAACTGGTTCGCCCGCGTCGATGCGCGCTACATGGATGGTTCGCCGGACCTGACCGTCAACGGCAGCCGCACGGGCGAGGATCTTGACCTGAATCCCTGGACCGTCGGCGTTGGCATCGGCGCGCGATTCTAA
- a CDS encoding LysR family transcriptional regulator, producing MDTTTVRLIMATVEEGSISRAANRLDLAIAAASRRISDLEDQLGIKLFRRLPHGVEVTESGGKLIDHIQQIDNLVDRLTGDAQVLVGGLDGRIIIGAPKAVIIEFLCADIARIQQLYPRITLKIVEENSRNIQQSLRDRLIDIGIYESRSGFLDMTPYPYRSDRLVLVYNAAHFSFDTMPVPLDALFDKPLISLGKGSATLAAVERAFRNQGRAFTNNFLVSGFDTMLTMVRNGLGVGLMPPAVLRLLGGETSVSAAELEGSWQQRNYVLSFVEGHVQAQTLANIVAELKQNANARS from the coding sequence GTGGATACCACGACGGTCCGATTGATCATGGCCACGGTCGAGGAAGGAAGCATCTCGCGCGCGGCCAATCGCCTGGATCTTGCGATCGCCGCAGCGTCCCGGCGCATTTCAGACCTTGAGGACCAGCTTGGGATCAAGCTCTTCCGGCGCCTGCCGCATGGTGTCGAGGTCACCGAGTCAGGTGGAAAGCTCATTGACCACATCCAACAGATCGACAATCTGGTGGACCGGCTGACAGGCGACGCGCAGGTGCTGGTTGGCGGGCTGGATGGGCGGATCATCATCGGCGCGCCCAAGGCCGTCATCATCGAGTTCTTATGTGCCGACATCGCGCGGATTCAGCAGTTGTATCCGCGCATCACCCTGAAGATCGTCGAGGAGAACAGCAGGAACATCCAGCAGTCACTGCGTGACCGTCTCATCGATATCGGCATCTATGAATCCAGAAGCGGATTTCTGGACATGACGCCATATCCTTACCGCAGCGACCGGCTGGTCCTGGTCTACAACGCCGCCCATTTCAGCTTCGACACGATGCCGGTTCCATTGGATGCGTTGTTCGACAAGCCACTGATCTCGCTGGGCAAGGGCTCGGCCACGCTCGCGGCGGTGGAACGTGCATTCCGCAACCAGGGGCGTGCTTTCACCAACAACTTCCTGGTCTCAGGGTTCGACACCATGCTGACCATGGTGCGCAACGGCCTGGGCGTTGGCTTGATGCCGCCTGCGGTACTGCGCCTGCTGGGCGGCGAAACGTCCGTGAGCGCGGCCGAGCTGGAAGGAAGCTGGCAACAACGCAACTACGTGCTCTCCTTCGTCGAAGGACACGTACAGGCCCAGACGCTGGCCAACATCGTCGCCGAGCTGAAGCAGAACGCCAACGCACGGTCTTGA